GGTGACGCCGCAGACGGTGCTGACCAATGCTCAGGTGCAGGATATTCTCAACCAGGTCTTTTTACGACGCACCGAGCGCGCGTCGGGAATGATCGAAGTGCGTGATGTGCAGCCGATTTACAGCCCCTTCGTCGCGCCGATAGTCGATACGGTAAAAGCGATGTCGATGCGTCCGGGCCTCTTTTTTATTGCCCTGCTGGTGGTGATGTTTGTACTGTGGCTGGTGATCTAGCTTTCTGTAAGCCTGTGAAAAAAACGTAGGCCTGATAAGCGAAGCGCCATCAGGCAAAGACCTGATGGCGCTTTAGTGACCTACGGATCACCCTCTTACTTGATGTTATCGCCGTTCTGTTTGATCACATCCTGGTACCACCAGAAAGATTTCTTACGGCTGCGCGCCAGCGTGCCGTTCCCTTCGTTGTCCTTATCGACGTAGATAAAGCCGTAGCGTTTTTTCATCTCGCCGGTGCCGGCAGAAACCAGATCGATACAGCCCCACGGCGTATACCCCATCAAATCGACCCCATCTTCCACCACCGCTTTTTTCATTTCGCGGATGTGGTTGTGCAGGTACTCAATGCGGTATTGATCGTCGACCACGCCGTCGCTTCCCAACTGATCGATAGCGCCGAAGCCGTTTTCAACAATAAACAGCGGCAGTTGGTAGTGGTCGTAGAAGTAGTTCAGCGAGTAGCGCAGGCCAACCGGATCAATCTGCCAGCCCCAGTCCGATGCCTTGACATACGGGTTTTTCACCAGGCTTTTGGTTTCGTCGTAATCAAGCTGCGGGTTATCTTCCGTCGCTTTGGTGGCAAAAGACATGTAGTAGCTAAAGCCGATGTAGTCGACGCAACCGCGGGTCAGAATCTGCAAGTCTTCGTCGGTAATATCAAGCTTGAAATCCCGGCGGGCAAAGTAGTTGAGCAGATGCTGCGGGTAGTAACCGCGCACGTGTACATCGGTGAACCAGTAGCGGCGATGCATCGCTACTACCGACATCATCATGTCGTTTGGATCGCAGGTGAGCGGGTAGATCGGGCACATGGCGATCATGCAGCCAATCTTGAAATCGGGGTTAATTTTATGACCCGCTTCCACCGCCAGCGCGCTGGCTACCAGCTCATAGTGCGCGGCCTGGTACATGATCACTTCACGATCTTCGCCCGGCTGATACTTCACGCCGGAGTTGGTAAACGGCGCGAAATCTTCATTGTAGTTGGCCTGGTTGTTAATTTCGTTGAAGGTCATCCAGTATTTGACCTTGCTGCGATAACGGGTGAAGACGGCGTTGGCAAAGCGCACAAAGAAGGCGATCACTTCACGGTTACGCCAGCCGCCATACTTTTTGACGAGGTGATAAGGCATTTCGAAATGGGAGAGCGTGATTACCGGCTCAATGTTGTACTTCAGGCACTCGTCGAACAGATCGTCGTAGAACTGCAAACCGGCTTCGTTTGGCTCCAGCTCATCCCCATTAGGGAAGATACGCGTCCAGGCGATCGAGGTGCGAAAACATTTGAAGCCCATCTCGGCAAAGAGTTTGATGTCCTCTTTGTAGCGGTGATAGAAATCGATGGCATCGTGGTTAGGGTAGTTTTTCCCCGGCAGTACGCCATCGGTGATCTCACGCGGTACGCCGTGCGCGCCTGCGGTCATCACATCCGCTACGCTGACGCCTTTACCGCCCTCCTGCCAGCCGCCTTCCAGTTGATGCGCAGCAACCGCTCCGCCCCACAGAAAATCCGCTTTAAAACCGGACATATCTCTCTCCTTTCGCTCATCAGTGCGAAAAGCATAAACGCGACCGCGCAGAGATGACATCGCCGCGGTCGCGTTTTGTGAAACCGGTTGCAAAGAGAGTATTTGCTTCTATTTATTGCGCGGGCGAAACGCGATCAGCGTTACGACAATCCCGATTGCCGCTGAGATTGCCCCTGCAAGAAAGACGGAGGCGTAACCGAGCGAGGTGGCCAGAAAGCCGGTCAGCGGGCCGCTGGCGGCATAGGCAATATCCTGAAACGCCGCATAGCCGCCCAGTGCCGTCCCGCGAACCTGCGGCGGTACGCGTTTCACTACTTCCACCCCTAACGCCGGGAAGATTAGCGAGCAGCCACAGCCGGTTAACGCCGCGCCGAATAGCGCCATCCACGACCCGCTGGCCTGCCACAGCAATAACAGCCCGGCGATTTCCACCAGCAGAGAAACGAGCGCCACCCGCACGCCGCCAAAACGGTCCGGCGTCCAGCCAAACAGGATGCGCATCAGAACGAATGCGCCGCCAAACGCGGTGAGCGTAAAGCCAGCCATCGACCAGCCTTCGCTGGCGAAATAGAGGGAAATAAAGGTGCCAATCACCGCAAAACCGACGCCCTGCAGTGCCAGCCCCAGGCCCGGCTGCCA
This Kosakonia cowanii JCM 10956 = DSM 18146 DNA region includes the following protein-coding sequences:
- a CDS encoding 6-phospho-beta-glucosidase — its product is MSGFKADFLWGGAVAAHQLEGGWQEGGKGVSVADVMTAGAHGVPREITDGVLPGKNYPNHDAIDFYHRYKEDIKLFAEMGFKCFRTSIAWTRIFPNGDELEPNEAGLQFYDDLFDECLKYNIEPVITLSHFEMPYHLVKKYGGWRNREVIAFFVRFANAVFTRYRSKVKYWMTFNEINNQANYNEDFAPFTNSGVKYQPGEDREVIMYQAAHYELVASALAVEAGHKINPDFKIGCMIAMCPIYPLTCDPNDMMMSVVAMHRRYWFTDVHVRGYYPQHLLNYFARRDFKLDITDEDLQILTRGCVDYIGFSYYMSFATKATEDNPQLDYDETKSLVKNPYVKASDWGWQIDPVGLRYSLNYFYDHYQLPLFIVENGFGAIDQLGSDGVVDDQYRIEYLHNHIREMKKAVVEDGVDLMGYTPWGCIDLVSAGTGEMKKRYGFIYVDKDNEGNGTLARSRKKSFWWYQDVIKQNGDNIK